The DNA segment GACAtaagtttccatatatatttccctacatatattttattacattatttatTGATAAGTTTTTATAAGACCTGTGAGATGTGGAGATTCCAAAAGGTAGAGTATTCCGATTTTACACTAATTATGAGATTAGATGGAGACAACTGCTTCGTTGTGGTGAtccctgaagggaaaagcccGTGTTGAGAATGTTTAACTACAGTCTAGGTTTCATTGCAGATTATATAAAACTAGACCTGAAGAAACCAAGTAAACAATATTGTGAAAAGATGGATCGAagaatatgagaaaaaaaaaatcttttttttttttgccagatcgTCCTGGCCAAGAATCATGCAACCTCATTTAATCTAAATTCATatcattctaaatcagatgagccagttcttttgaaaatatgaaaaaacttCACACAAGTACACAACAAAGCACATGTATGGCACCAAAAACTGCAAATCCTCAAAAGGTTTTGAGCTGATGAAGCCAGCATGGATTGTGACAAAATTTAAGTCTTTGGCCACTGCTTCTCACACCAACTTAACCTGATTCTTCTGATTGAACTGCTGACCGAAcacttaaagggtatgtaacggcaaagggggtgtgagacatcaatagaaccgttatgtgccaagataacaaatactgataaagttaacaaaaaaatcaatcacattaatgagcaattatcgaaaatagatcggaaatgacgaacatttccgaaagtgttccggaaacagccaaatggggcggcgacgtcacaccaagtgattgacagtcaaggcggagccaggtgccattgttttttatcgacgagagagtcccgttcgggtttgtttgaccaaaacatcactaaaatggttcaaaacttctgtgctatgtggtgtacaaatagctatttatcggaatatagtatccatgagttcccgaacgcgaaaaaaaaaagctggactacgcagacaatgggtaaagttcgtctgtgcaaagagggctaattttctagacccagcctctggcacggttttctgttattttccacctgaaagcttctcgaactatggacaagtgaaatcgggttttgctgcaagattgctgctcaaagcagatgcggtgcccaccatacaccagctacctaaatgtcccgagatatcaagaaagaggacgatgactggcaaaggaggctaaggctaagcaaaggaggggagcagccaagctcgaaatggccagagtgagtactcttttataataaaaaaaatatcacgcattggatacaggactggacacatgtataaattatcgctcgtaaaaaatatagaatatttgaaatcatatttgtgtctgttggcagagcgaaaaactatgatagcgcaataaatgataattattctatacattactttattttgcggtcacggtgtatcagcttcacaaaaagaaatgcaaaaaatatcattcgttgtttcccacacgatctgctgccgatgtttcatcagtgtcattgctcccctcaatgacagtttcattacgctgcattggcgttcgtttgggctcaaattggtaacctaaaacaccaattaaagcttcgtaactctcctcgtcaccattagatgaacattcgttacgtccttctacgtcggattcgtcgctgaaactagaaacgaaattgtctgccatcatcgccgccattcagtattaaagcactgagccttttttcttgttgaagaagtggccggtggcactctcttcacttgaaatgacgtcacacacacaatctgccagatctcgggcgtcggtcgttttagcttgacaatcgagccaaatttctctcattttcttgtgtgtaattacactaagtggcatgatatgaatacaaaaggcatgcgtttatggataaatgatggaatattaacattttcctagggcatgacatactctttaaaaggaaaacattttttctccAGCATGTGTCTTTTTACCTGTTGTCTTTGAGTGAGCCCTTGGCCACAAATGGAGCAGAAAAGGGTTTCTCagaagtgtgggttcttgtgtgtcgtgTTAGGTTTCCCTTTAAGGAGAATCTGTGGCCACAAacggagcaggaaaaaggtttttcttttgtgtgggttcttgtgtgtaatttcaAGTTTCCCTTTtgagtgaatccttgaccacaaactgagcaggaaaaaggtttcacGCCAGTGTGTgttattgtgtgtgtttttaaggATCTCTTGCgattgaatccttgaccacaaactgagcaggaaaaaagtttttctccagtgtgggttctttcgtgcCTTTTTAAGGTTTCTTTTTGAGTGAATccatgaccacaaactgagcaagaaaaaggtttttctccagtgtggattcttgtgtgttttgctaGGTTTCCCTTTAAAGAGAATCTCTGGCCACAAACGGAGCAGGGAAAGGGTTTTTCCCCAGTGTGGGTTCTCGTGTGTATTTTCAAGTTTTCCTTTTGAGTGAATATTTGACCACAGACTAAGCAGGTAaaatgtttttcaccagtgtgtgttcttgtgtgtgtttCTGAGGACCTCTTGCGATGGAATCTTTGAGCACAAACTGAACAGGAGAAAGGTTTTTCTCCtgtgtgggttctttcgtgtATTTGTAAGCTTTGCTTTTGAGCGAATAcacgaccacaaactgagcaggaaaaaggtttttcttcagtgtggattcttgtgtgttttgctaGGTTTCCCTTTAAAGAGAATCTTTGGCCACAAATTGAGCAGGGAAAAGGtctttctccagtgtgggttctagTGTGTCGTTTTAAGTGTTGCGTCTGAGCGAATCTTTGGCCACAAATGGAGCAGGaataaggtttttctccagtgtgggatcttgtgtgttttgttaGGTTTTCCTTGAAAGAGAATCTTTGGccacaaactgaacaggaaaaaggtttttctccagtgtgggttcttgtgtgtgctTTTAAgtgttttgtttctttaaacttgtgaccacaaactgagcagataAATGGTTTCTCACCAgtatgtgttcttgtgtgtgtttttaaggTGCTTTTGCGATTGAATCTTTGAGCACAAACTGAACAGGAgaaaggtttttctccggtgTGAGTTCTTTCGTGTATTTGTAAGGTTTGCTTTTGAGTGAACcactgaccacaaactgagcaggaaaaagggttTTCTCCTGTGTGGCTCCTTATATGCCTATGACAAGTGTACTTGTCACgaaaggttttcccacactgagagcatATATTGAGGTTGTCGTCACTCTGAGCTTTCTTATGACCTTTATCATCACTGTAAGGTGAGTGTGACATGGCGCCTTCGCCATCTGATAGTGGAGCGATGAAATTGTCCATTTTCAATCCAtctgttgagctgctgccgCTTGGAGGCTCCACCCCTTTGCTGGTCTCACTCAGACCCTCTTGACTCTTCAAGGACTCACCAGTCAACGTGGTGAATTCATGCTCCTCTTTAACATATAGCGGCAGCTTCTCCTCCTCGTTTGTGATCGGAAGTTGCGCTTCTCTCTTTTGCTGTTGAAGGTGCTCTGGCTGTTCCTGTTTCCTTTGCAGGTGCTCAACTTCCTCTTTCATGCCAGGAGACTCTGACTCCTGCTGCTGAGGACCAAGACTttttctgaaacctgcaagaaacaaaaagacaaatgataaaaactcaaaaaaatgaacgcgttggatgaacataaaaaaatgatggaaaGTATTTCCATCTGATTAACTTGCTCCTTTCAAATTTGAAGCACTTGTGTCGGACCCAATTGACCTTTGGCAAAATTTCTGTCCCCCTTATTTCCATAGTCAAGCATTAGTCTAATGCTAACGGcgtgcgtcctcttaaactctcagaaaacttttttttttttttttaaacctgtcctgttcagctgtttgacacagagaatggaagtctaagtgcccagattctgaacagttttaatgtttcacattgagagtctgacatactcccattgtgatcattcaaaatacctttttattatgacaaagcagcgaacaggaagggattatggggggacagaagaaaagaaatacaagaaaagaaggaaaagaaacacatacacaaacaacaactagaaatacattgaacatctaaactagttactaatatgctggtgctatcgtcagcgagatgtatttccggtttacaccatgtgggggcctattggccagtgaaagaggagaatgggggtgggggtgtctataagcctataagctaagtgattgaaaggggtagagtgtacacaaatcagttctgtgatctagaacccagtaatcgtgtgaatctcttatgagtaagcccgttggcgaccaaccctacgccgccgcatcgccaatcccggcaccgggacccccgacctgagaatgccctaccacatccagcagcacgcaggccccaccgggcgcgcgacagccacgcagacacgcggagaagccgcgcgggcgccaacccagggccacagcccccacccagccagcccggggagggagggagggcgggcgcggggggccatgcgcagcccatccctcctcccgcagcccagcaaaggagccatcgtcccccccccgggacccagggtggt comes from the Corythoichthys intestinalis isolate RoL2023-P3 unplaced genomic scaffold, ASM3026506v1 HiC_scaffold_24, whole genome shotgun sequence genome and includes:
- the LOC130911283 gene encoding zinc finger protein 260-like isoform X1, whose protein sequence is MDAKTTPAAEKFPEELYGFEVVFHRREDASQAHCPERQESARIGEEEEEESQFIKKEEEEFVHIKDEWDEYFIRVENPYIEEQQQPNVLKMEEDPPYVKVEVVDIPKWSGEPLKCCGPSEANREAEPPSGSSSSSTERSEADILFAQPSDSDDATSHSLFCFRKSLGPQQQESESPGMKEEVEHLQRKQEQPEHLQQQKREAQLPITNEEEKLPLYVKEEHEFTTLTGESLKSQEGLSETSKGVEPPSGSSSTDGLKMDNFIAPLSDGEGAMSHSPYSDDKGHKKAQSDDNLNICSQCGKTFRDKYTCHRHIRSHTGENPFSCSVCGQWFTQKQTLQIHERTHTGEKPFSCSVCAQRFNRKSTLKTHTRTHTGEKPFICSVCGHKFKETKHLKAHTRTHTGEKPFSCSVCGQRFSFKENLTKHTRSHTGEKPYSCSICGQRFAQTQHLKRHTRTHTGERPFPCSICGQRFSLKGNLAKHTRIHTEEKPFSCSVCGRVFAQKQSLQIHERTHTGEKPFSCSVCAQRFHRKRSSETHTRTHTGEKHFTCLVCGQIFTQKENLKIHTRTHTGEKPFPCSVCGQRFSLKGNLAKHTRIHTGEKPFSCSVCGHGFTQKETLKRHERTHTGEKLFSCSVCGQGFNRKRSLKTHTITHTGVKPFSCSVCGQGFTQKGNLKLHTRTHTKEKPFSCSVCGHRFSLKGNLTRHTRTHTSEKPFSAPFVAKGSLKDNR